From a single Triplophysa rosa linkage group LG1, Trosa_1v2, whole genome shotgun sequence genomic region:
- the calca gene encoding calcitonin/calcitonin-related polypeptide, alpha isoform X1 codes for MVMLKISAFLVAYALLICQMYSSNASPARPALESTQDRATLTDYEARRLLNAIVKEFVQMTAEDMEQQASEENSLGRPMSKRCSSLSTCVLGKLSQELHKLQTYPRTNVGAGTPGKKRSLEDNDAFAGYGEAINRI; via the exons ATGGTCATGTTGAAGATCTCCGCTTTCCTTGTTGCCTACGCTCTGCTTATTTGCCAGATGTACAGCTCTAATGCATCTCCTGCCAG GCCTGCACTGGAATCCACACAAGATCGAGCGACACTCACCGACTACGAAGCGAGGCGGTTGCTTAATGCGATTGTCAAAGAATTCGTGCAAATGACTGCAGAGGACATGGAGCAACAAGCTTCTGAAGAAAACAG CCTGGGTAGACCCATGTCCAAGCGCTGCTCCAGTCTCAGCACCTGTGTGCTGGGGAAACTGTCCCAGGAGCTGCACAAGCTGCAGACGTATCCACGCACCAATGTGGGAGCGGGTACGCCGGGCAAGAAGCGCAGCCTGGAAGACAATGATGCATTTGCTGGATACGGAGAGGCAATCAATCGTATATAA
- the calca gene encoding calcitonin/calcitonin-related polypeptide, alpha isoform X2, whose product MVMLKISAFLVAYALLICQMYSSNASPARPALESTQDRATLTDYEARRLLNAIVKEFVQMTAEDMEQQASEENSVTTQKRACNTATCVTHRLADFLSRSGGIGSSKFVPTNVGSQAFGRRRRLSQE is encoded by the exons ATGGTCATGTTGAAGATCTCCGCTTTCCTTGTTGCCTACGCTCTGCTTATTTGCCAGATGTACAGCTCTAATGCATCTCCTGCCAG GCCTGCACTGGAATCCACACAAGATCGAGCGACACTCACCGACTACGAAGCGAGGCGGTTGCTTAATGCGATTGTCAAAGAATTCGTGCAAATGACTGCAGAGGACATGGAGCAACAAGCTTCTGAAGAAAACAG TGTTACGACGCAGAAGCGAGCTTGTAACACAGCCACGTGTGTGACCCATCGCCTGGCAGATTTTCTGAGCCGCTCCGGGGGTATCGGAAGCAGCAAATTTGTCCCCACTAATGTGGGCTCGCAGGCGTTCGGCAGACGGAGGAGGCTCAGTCAGGAGTAG